In Bogoriella caseilytica, the genomic window CCCGAGGCCGCGGCGAGCAAGGACTTCTTGCGCTCGGCGGCCTTCATCGATCCGGTCAGCAGCACCACACGCGTGCCGTTCTCCGCGCCGCCGAGCATCCCACCCTCGGCCAAAGGGCCCAGCAGTGCCGTGATCGAGCGGTGGTGCTGCTGGGCGAGCACCTCGGTGGGGGCGAGCAGGGCGGCCTGGCCGCCGGCGTCGATCACCTGCAGCATGGCGCGCAGAGCCACCACGGTCTTGCCCGAGCCAACCTCCCCCTGCAGGAGCCGCAGCATGGGCAGACTATCGCCGATCTCTCGCTCGAGGGTCTCCCCCACCTCTCGTTGTCCGGCCGTCAGCTCGAAGGGCAGACGCGCATCGAAGGCATCGCGGATCCCACCCGGGCGCGCGGCGCGAGCCACAGCGGGCTCGGAGAGCAGCACCGCGCGGCGCTGAGCCAGCACGGTCTGGAGTACGAAGGCTTCTTCGTGGCGTAGCCGTTCCTCGGCGCGCTTGACCTGCCCCAGATCTTGCGGGCGGTGAATGCTCTCCAAGGCCTCGCGCCCGCCGATCAAACCGTGGTCGCGCCGGTACTCCTCCGGCAAGGCATCGGGCCAGTCCTCGGTTCCGATCTGATCCAGTACGACTCCGACCGCAGCCGCGATGTGCCAGGTCGCGATACCTTGCCCGGCCGGGTAGATGGGCATCGGGAGCTTGGACTTCTCAATGGCCTGCTCTTCGCTCTCGAAGTCCTTGAACATCAGGTAGTCCGGGTGCGTGAGCTGGCGTTTGCCCCGATAGAGCGAGACGGTGCCGGTGAACAGACCGGTCTCGGCCACGCCGAGCTTGCGCTGGTGGCCTTGCAACACCCCAGGATGCTTGGCGAAGAAGGTCAGGTCCAGGGCATCGAGACCATCGGAGATGGTGACCGAGAGAATGGCCCCGCGCCGCGCCCGCATGGTGCGCACCTCGGCACTGGCCACCCGCGCCATCACCGTCACGTGCTCCCCTACGCCCAGCTCGCGCAGGGTGGTCATCTTGCCGGGCTTGTCGTACCGGCGCGGGTAGTAGCGCAGAAGATCCTCGACCGTGGCCACCCCGAGCTTGCCCAGCTTCTTGGCGGTGGCCGCGCCCACCACCCGGGAGACCTCTTGACCCAGGAAGCCCGTGCCGAACTCGGCCATGCCGCTCCTCCACTGCCTGACCACCGGCCACCTCAGGCACAGCCGGATCTTCTGCCACCAGGCTAACCGCGCCCACGGACACTGGGACTACCGTGGGCTCGTGCCCCGGAAGATTCCCGCCGAACTCGGCCGCGCAGCGCTCCGCGAG contains:
- a CDS encoding ATP-dependent DNA helicase RecG: MAEFGTGFLGQEVSRVVGAATAKKLGKLGVATVEDLLRYYPRRYDKPGKMTTLRELGVGEHVTVMARVASAEVRTMRARRGAILSVTISDGLDALDLTFFAKHPGVLQGHQRKLGVAETGLFTGTVSLYRGKRQLTHPDYLMFKDFESEEQAIEKSKLPMPIYPAGQGIATWHIAAAVGVVLDQIGTEDWPDALPEEYRRDHGLIGGREALESIHRPQDLGQVKRAEERLRHEEAFVLQTVLAQRRAVLLSEPAVARAARPGGIRDAFDARLPFELTAGQREVGETLEREIGDSLPMLRLLQGEVGSGKTVVALRAMLQVIDAGGQAALLAPTEVLAQQHHRSITALLGPLAEGGMLGGAENGTRVVLLTGSMKAAERKKSLLAAASGEAGIVVGTHALLSEGVQIPHLGLVVVDEQHRFGVEQRDALRSKANVTPHALVMTATPIPRTVAMTSFGDLEVSTLRELPSGRAGVATTVVPSSNIRWVQRAWERMRQEIDGGGRVYVVCPRITSSESSASVRAGAASDAGEDALPLELSEREGEAQGPGDGPPMAAVEDVVEMLRASPALQGVEVAVMHGRLPAEEKDAAMASFASGVTPVLVSTTVIEVGVDVPEATMMVILDAERFGLSQLHQLRGRIGRGDKPGLCLAMTSALEGSSALQRVQVFATTSDGFALAEQDLQLRHEGDVLGASQSGRASSLRLLRVLTDGRIIEDARVAARALIARNPALAGEPGLASAVESVIGQETAEYLQRA